A region of Myxococcus stipitatus DSM 14675 DNA encodes the following proteins:
- a CDS encoding TIGR02265 family protein, translating to MAFEKNDLDQRLALVRPEDTVRGLIFNAVLLLAERQLGPDMASRLREPIFKRSPVDFFSYPAVDAIRLLYSTSEALARTGRFGTQEEAVRACGAAAVTGFFSSTVGQTLTRLIGKGDPKRLLSNAPTAYSTLVSYGRREYTVVTERHVRLSFQGDMQPVQFHEGVLQEALKAIQCKGTVVGTPHGYFAADYDIVWE from the coding sequence ATGGCCTTTGAGAAGAATGACCTGGACCAGCGGCTCGCGCTGGTGCGGCCGGAGGACACGGTCCGCGGCCTCATCTTCAACGCGGTGTTGCTGCTGGCGGAGCGGCAGTTGGGGCCGGACATGGCCTCGCGGCTGCGTGAGCCCATCTTCAAGCGCTCACCGGTGGACTTCTTCTCCTACCCCGCGGTGGACGCCATCCGGTTGCTGTATTCCACGTCGGAGGCCCTGGCGAGGACCGGGCGCTTCGGCACCCAGGAGGAGGCGGTCCGCGCGTGTGGCGCCGCCGCCGTCACCGGCTTCTTCTCCTCCACGGTGGGCCAGACGCTGACGCGGCTGATTGGAAAGGGCGACCCCAAGCGGCTGCTGTCCAACGCGCCCACCGCGTACTCCACGCTCGTGAGCTACGGGCGCCGGGAGTACACCGTCGTGACGGAGCGCCACGTGCGGCTGTCCTTCCAGGGGGACATGCAGCCGGTGCAGTTCCACGAGGGCGTGCTGCAGGAGGCCCTCAAGGCCATCCAGTGCAAGGGCACCGTCGTGGGAACCCCTCACGGCTACTTCGCGGCGGACTACGACATCGTCTGGGAGTAG
- a CDS encoding M23 family metallopeptidase, which yields MRIAPLCLLAALLAGASSEAAVRYEIKNRRIEPRQTLAGALHEAQLPDTQVTAVIAALEGVFDFRKSRVGDQFRLVLRNGELDFFDYRQSMVDEWQVRRDGEKYVGSKRAIEVEKQVAVVALEIQTSLYEAAVDAGEDPAIGMVLADVFAWDIDFYRDVRKGDTARALVEKFVSKGRVLRYGEVLAAQYTGGLVGPKKVFRYVLPDGQPNYFQEDGASAKKTFLKSPLKYAHVTSKFGSRFHPVLQYLKNHNGVDYGTPIGTPVWAVADGTVTQAAYSGAAGNMVVLRHANGYETQYMHLSKFGEGIRVGSRVSQKQVIAYSGNTGRSTGPHLHFGMKRGGGYTNPLNQKFPRADPLPKTLLPDFLAKAQELAGQLEAVSVAAVAGQAPAAP from the coding sequence ATGCGAATCGCCCCCCTCTGCTTGCTGGCCGCCCTGCTGGCCGGCGCCTCCTCCGAGGCCGCCGTCCGGTACGAAATCAAGAACCGCCGCATCGAGCCGCGCCAGACACTGGCGGGCGCCCTGCATGAGGCCCAGCTCCCGGACACCCAGGTCACCGCCGTCATCGCGGCCCTGGAGGGCGTGTTCGACTTCCGCAAGTCCCGCGTGGGCGACCAGTTCCGCCTCGTCCTGCGCAACGGCGAGCTGGACTTCTTCGACTACCGCCAGAGCATGGTCGACGAGTGGCAGGTGCGCCGCGACGGCGAGAAGTACGTCGGCAGCAAGCGCGCCATCGAAGTCGAGAAGCAGGTGGCCGTCGTCGCGCTGGAAATCCAGACGTCCCTCTACGAGGCCGCCGTCGACGCGGGCGAGGACCCCGCCATCGGCATGGTGCTGGCGGACGTCTTCGCGTGGGACATCGACTTCTACCGGGACGTGCGCAAGGGCGACACCGCGCGCGCCCTCGTCGAGAAGTTCGTCTCCAAGGGCCGCGTGCTGCGCTACGGCGAGGTGCTCGCCGCCCAGTACACGGGCGGACTCGTGGGCCCCAAGAAGGTCTTCCGCTACGTGCTGCCGGACGGCCAGCCCAACTACTTCCAGGAGGACGGCGCCAGCGCGAAGAAGACCTTCCTCAAGAGCCCGCTGAAGTACGCCCACGTCACCAGCAAGTTCGGCTCGCGCTTCCACCCCGTCCTCCAGTACCTGAAGAACCACAACGGCGTGGACTACGGGACGCCCATCGGCACGCCCGTGTGGGCCGTGGCGGACGGCACGGTGACGCAGGCGGCGTACTCCGGCGCCGCGGGCAACATGGTCGTCCTGCGCCACGCCAACGGCTACGAGACGCAGTACATGCACCTGTCCAAGTTCGGCGAGGGCATCCGCGTGGGCTCGCGCGTCAGCCAGAAGCAGGTCATCGCCTACTCCGGCAACACCGGCCGCTCCACCGGCCCCCACCTGCACTTCGGCATGAAGCGCGGCGGCGGCTACACCAACCCGCTCAACCAGAAGTTCCCCCGCGCGGACCCGCTGCCCAAGACGCTGCTGCCCGACTTCCTGGCCAAGGCCCAGGAGCTCGCCGGCCAACTGGAGGCCGTCTCCGTGGCCGCCGTCGCGGGCCAGGCTCCCGCGGCGCCCTGA
- a CDS encoding choice-of-anchor A family protein, producing the protein MQTRKVSLLPLVIALALACGDVSPHEPQPPPPKNEVFRDMSAERARFKNLRLEPTVSGALLATPADAAAALDLTSFVSGQVTSPVPQAAVVVPRFGDISPRKGASMLVLSTGHVDDAVRLPEPGTDFGTVGTEGDVSTVRITFNVPRGMTRLSFDYRFLSAESPDFIGSQYNDQFTAHVTDIQGTRLAEQTSVNSAHFFDASSTRAGKTKFDSLLADDPSGIDNFPANYPEGIQLFPDAGITDFKSVNVPISVPAQGGQVTLVFEIRDLGDGILDSTVVIDNVAFASLEMIDPNPILIDTFLNQVETDTLRLSTLGTPARSVAADGVSAVLLRARVSNLGNMTFSLGPTHNPANGGLVPIGSVAAPTNTIITRVEEVATGQFFAFALYIPPEDFKRPDTGADDMARQRDVVLDTSYTPTGGTAFPDTHKITVVRPPVVTVHDIWSGCDFWGNAGISGSSLHNVTCADYKSTNSESIDSPANSTVVGRAIRTALVKMRGEGTAVTQVDVIGHGMGGILARKFASRSSYKNANNYGKGDLNRLILSNTPHAGTLLANALTEVRANMKLKYAPEWATFNTELLRAFGFSLEPADGVSPMAIDDLTINNPALVAIGETHVPTHVLVSTNGQNIERKFGHPALLDAVKMIYTNMEEYHPLTEELIAPGTHNLIMKANIVRPPTQNIQPSRVFCDQDFDMFATTKDQQGSASTLATTAFSMTNTLATLNHFRTPTNPAYFQRTVELLNTPIASTAFDGMLQTPVAPPPPTCTGVFAPDAPASEQPREALAEDTTQAWEESLLAGGIRIVSPAPGTPVSPGATVTVVTEGTDGFVPVLAYVSGAGVLATMDEPPFTTSFRIPAEAVGTVQLVATGINAQKRMRASVPVFLPVVSAARLSVISVINGDGILHGLGSTLNLTVNGHYDDGVIRNITSQAVGTIYSSSNDGIVTVTPAGVVTATGTGIATIVIRNGTVTTSISVTVLEKPVANCIQVRLNDHNLFVLEDYREGIDVGGKVAAGGTLQLKDFRVGWQLPASDRDGVLVAGQTLDLNNGAVWGEARYGGQYRPTGNVTFPRGSVRQGVPVNFASMGTSLRRLSTDLAALPLQGTTTIESWGGITLRGTDPKVNVFRVEAAAIQNATLLTIAAPANSTVVINVRGTSARFANFGHVFEGGIDENGVLFNLPDATTLTALDYGFYGTVLAPNAHVSFNNGSWVGGMYARSLTGNAVGHLSRLRDTDICR; encoded by the coding sequence GCGCAAGGGCGCGTCCATGCTCGTGCTGAGCACCGGCCACGTCGACGACGCCGTCCGTCTGCCGGAGCCCGGCACCGACTTCGGCACCGTGGGCACGGAGGGGGACGTCAGCACCGTCCGCATCACCTTCAACGTCCCTCGGGGCATGACGCGGCTGTCCTTCGACTACCGCTTCCTGAGCGCCGAGTCGCCCGACTTCATCGGCAGCCAGTACAACGACCAGTTCACCGCGCACGTGACGGACATCCAGGGGACCCGCCTGGCGGAGCAGACATCCGTCAACAGCGCGCACTTCTTCGATGCGTCCTCGACCCGCGCGGGCAAGACGAAGTTCGACTCCCTGCTCGCGGATGACCCGTCCGGCATCGACAACTTCCCCGCGAACTACCCCGAAGGCATCCAGTTGTTCCCCGACGCCGGCATCACCGACTTCAAGAGCGTCAACGTCCCCATCTCCGTCCCCGCCCAGGGAGGGCAGGTCACCCTCGTGTTCGAGATTCGCGACCTGGGGGACGGCATCCTGGACTCCACGGTGGTCATCGACAACGTGGCCTTCGCGAGCCTGGAGATGATCGACCCGAACCCCATCCTCATCGACACGTTCCTGAACCAGGTGGAGACCGACACGCTCCGGCTGTCGACGCTCGGCACCCCCGCGCGCTCCGTGGCCGCCGACGGTGTGAGCGCGGTGCTCCTGCGCGCCCGCGTGTCGAACCTCGGGAACATGACCTTCTCGCTCGGGCCCACGCACAATCCGGCCAATGGTGGACTGGTCCCCATTGGCAGCGTGGCCGCGCCCACCAACACCATCATCACCCGCGTCGAAGAGGTCGCCACGGGGCAGTTCTTCGCATTCGCGCTCTACATCCCTCCCGAGGACTTCAAGCGTCCCGACACCGGGGCTGACGACATGGCCCGGCAACGCGACGTCGTCCTCGACACGTCCTACACGCCCACGGGCGGCACGGCCTTCCCGGACACGCACAAGATCACCGTGGTGCGTCCCCCCGTGGTGACAGTCCATGACATCTGGTCCGGCTGTGACTTCTGGGGCAACGCGGGCATCTCCGGCAGCAGCCTCCACAACGTGACGTGTGCCGACTACAAGAGCACGAACTCGGAGAGCATCGACTCACCGGCCAACAGCACGGTGGTAGGCCGGGCCATCCGCACGGCGCTGGTGAAGATGCGCGGCGAGGGTACGGCGGTGACCCAGGTGGATGTGATTGGTCACGGCATGGGCGGAATCCTGGCCCGCAAGTTCGCCAGCCGGAGCAGCTACAAGAACGCGAACAACTATGGAAAGGGCGACCTCAACCGGCTCATCCTCTCCAATACGCCCCACGCGGGCACGCTCCTGGCGAATGCCCTCACGGAGGTCCGCGCGAACATGAAACTCAAGTACGCGCCGGAGTGGGCCACCTTCAACACGGAGCTGCTCAGGGCCTTCGGCTTCTCGCTCGAGCCGGCCGACGGCGTCAGCCCGATGGCCATCGACGACCTGACCATCAACAACCCCGCGCTGGTTGCCATTGGCGAAACCCACGTCCCCACCCACGTCCTCGTCTCCACGAACGGGCAGAACATCGAGCGCAAGTTCGGGCATCCGGCGCTGCTGGACGCCGTCAAGATGATCTACACGAACATGGAGGAGTACCACCCGCTCACGGAGGAGTTGATTGCCCCGGGGACCCACAACCTCATCATGAAGGCCAACATCGTGCGGCCCCCGACGCAGAACATCCAGCCCAGCAGGGTGTTCTGCGACCAGGACTTCGACATGTTCGCCACCACGAAGGACCAGCAAGGCAGTGCCTCCACGTTGGCGACCACGGCGTTCTCGATGACAAACACCCTCGCGACGTTGAATCACTTCCGGACGCCGACCAACCCGGCCTACTTCCAGCGCACCGTGGAGCTGCTCAATACCCCCATCGCGAGCACCGCATTCGACGGCATGCTCCAGACGCCCGTCGCGCCCCCGCCCCCGACCTGCACCGGCGTGTTCGCTCCGGACGCGCCCGCTTCCGAGCAGCCACGGGAGGCCCTGGCCGAGGACACGACGCAGGCCTGGGAGGAGTCGCTGCTCGCCGGGGGAATCCGAATCGTCTCCCCCGCCCCGGGCACTCCAGTGAGCCCTGGCGCCACGGTGACGGTGGTGACGGAGGGCACCGATGGCTTCGTTCCCGTCCTCGCGTACGTTTCTGGCGCGGGCGTGCTGGCGACGATGGATGAGCCGCCCTTCACCACGTCCTTCCGGATTCCCGCCGAGGCCGTCGGCACGGTGCAGCTGGTGGCGACGGGCATCAACGCCCAGAAGCGCATGCGGGCATCCGTGCCCGTCTTCCTGCCGGTGGTCTCCGCCGCGAGGCTCAGCGTCATCTCCGTCATCAACGGCGATGGCATCCTCCATGGGCTGGGCTCCACGCTGAACCTGACGGTCAACGGCCACTACGACGACGGCGTCATCCGCAACATCACCTCGCAGGCAGTGGGGACCATCTACTCGTCCTCCAACGACGGAATCGTCACGGTGACGCCCGCGGGAGTGGTGACGGCCACGGGGACGGGCATCGCCACCATCGTCATCCGCAACGGGACGGTGACCACGAGCATCTCCGTCACGGTGCTGGAGAAGCCCGTGGCCAACTGCATCCAGGTCCGGCTCAACGACCACAACCTCTTCGTCCTGGAGGACTATCGGGAGGGTATCGACGTGGGAGGAAAGGTCGCCGCGGGTGGCACCCTGCAGCTCAAGGACTTCCGGGTGGGCTGGCAGTTGCCGGCGAGCGACCGCGACGGCGTCCTGGTGGCCGGACAGACCCTGGACCTGAACAACGGCGCCGTCTGGGGTGAGGCCCGGTATGGAGGGCAGTACCGTCCCACGGGGAACGTCACCTTCCCCAGGGGCTCGGTGCGACAGGGCGTCCCCGTCAACTTCGCCAGCATGGGCACCTCGTTGCGCAGGCTCTCCACGGACCTGGCGGCCCTTCCCCTCCAAGGGACCACCACCATCGAGTCGTGGGGCGGAATCACCCTGCGAGGGACCGACCCCAAGGTCAATGTCTTCCGAGTGGAGGCCGCCGCCATCCAGAACGCCACGCTGCTGACCATCGCCGCTCCCGCCAACTCGACGGTGGTCATCAACGTGCGTGGCACGTCGGCGCGCTTCGCCAACTTCGGCCATGTCTTCGAAGGTGGCATCGACGAGAACGGTGTCCTCTTCAACCTTCCCGACGCCACCACCCTCACCGCGCTTGACTATGGCTTCTACGGCACCGTCCTTGCGCCCAACGCACACGTCAGCTTCAATAACGGGAGCTGGGTCGGCGGCATGTATGCTCGCTCACTGACTGGCAATGCGGTTGGCCATCTCAGTCGTCTGCGAGATACTGACATCTGTCGGTGA
- a CDS encoding M36 family metallopeptidase produces the protein MSSTDLETVYVHHVHDLGHGGVIVRFRQRVSGLEVVHSELKMLLSRNLELVALSGNLQGGGALEPPAALGTTRRAFAYPPSEAVLKALGDVHGLTLVGTVQAAVGFDSQEGARFELAPGSALQRSGISLVTPARVTENYFPTAQGLVPAYTVDLLSSKAGEVWPRGHVYVLHASTGQVLLREDRTANDAYTYRVWANAVDRTPSDNPFIDFSPYPGAAPGQSPAGFLSPTAITWEGRVHPSNGRVSPWLDSGATVTSGNNVRAYADHFNPDGYTEGQDVRAQVTPTTRDFPHVHDPLLEPLSSPAQISASVVQLFYTTNWLHDYYYDSGFNEPAGNAQQVNFEAGGLGEDPVLAEAQNQGPDPQARNSAVAYVPRDGLSPRLEFSLWSATEARTFSVSGRAYDTGPAQFGAQKFTVPLRQLVLGLDGTGTTTDACEPLQNTVTNAIVLADRGTCNMKLKAVNAQSANAAALIIINNTPGDPAPTMPDVDPGLTTTLPVLSVSFEDGQALKDLLTQGSLSGTLSRSATPERDASLDNTVVAHEWGHILFRRLVGCTSPQCRAMSEGWSDFVALHMMVRAGDAANGMYAIGAFAGDALGDSSYYGVRRSPYSRDLTRNGFQFHHIADGQPLPDQTFLRDFGLENSEIHNAGEIWASMLFEAYQSLLDDTRGGTPRIGTFEEARRRMATYVVESMLMAPSNVTFTEQRDLLLMVANERDPADMHALAQGFARRGAGTCAVSPPPESKTFTEVVQDLQARPDVRLESIQVEEQGRSCDADGVLDASETGVVRIQLHNRGPLASTDTRVSISSNNPRVLFPSGSTVTVGRVPPFEPLTVEIPVALAGSQEVSAEVNYSVVLESTGACQPRAEHSKSFLLNYDLTPSRTDRADPVRTTWRPHVLQGLEAHNWHVVASPRIPGEKVWYAEEPVPFADVVLETPSLTIPSGTPFVLRFDHRFEFDFRQEPSTGERTYWSGGVIEFTRDGGNTWTDVSTLVDPGYAEKVLDIRTSNPLRGRLAYASRNPHWPDSDSVALDFGTHLSGSTVKLRFRLGSDVVFFAHGWELDNITVEGTTAAPFLARIEDASPCHPIARAGEDQSVLEGETVRLDGTQSSDPGAAPLTYRWKQVPATTVNLSGADTATPRFVAPDVSEDTELEFELTVQVAGLSATDRVKVTTRSRTPQPDAGTPDAGQDAGTPDAGQDAGTPDAGQDAGVPDAGPMPDAGPTPDAGPGGGPEEPGGCSCIATRGDANLSWLLGLVGWALIRGRRRRRS, from the coding sequence TTGTCCTCCACGGACTTGGAGACAGTGTATGTCCATCACGTCCATGACCTGGGGCATGGTGGCGTCATCGTGCGCTTCCGTCAGCGGGTGTCGGGCCTGGAAGTGGTGCACAGCGAATTGAAGATGCTCCTGAGCCGGAACCTGGAGCTGGTGGCGCTCTCCGGCAACCTTCAGGGGGGCGGCGCGCTGGAGCCCCCAGCGGCGCTCGGCACGACCCGGAGGGCGTTCGCCTATCCCCCCTCCGAGGCGGTGCTGAAGGCCCTGGGCGACGTCCATGGCCTGACCCTGGTGGGGACCGTCCAGGCCGCGGTGGGTTTCGACAGCCAGGAGGGGGCGCGCTTCGAGCTGGCCCCTGGGAGTGCCCTCCAGCGCTCCGGTATCTCCCTGGTGACACCTGCCCGAGTCACGGAGAACTACTTCCCCACGGCCCAGGGGCTGGTCCCCGCGTACACCGTGGACCTGCTCTCATCGAAGGCGGGTGAGGTGTGGCCCCGTGGCCATGTCTATGTCTTGCATGCGAGCACCGGACAGGTGCTTCTGCGCGAGGACCGGACAGCGAATGATGCCTATACCTATCGGGTGTGGGCCAACGCGGTGGACCGGACGCCCTCGGACAATCCCTTCATCGATTTCTCGCCGTATCCCGGGGCGGCTCCCGGTCAAAGCCCGGCGGGATTCCTGTCCCCCACCGCCATCACATGGGAGGGCCGGGTCCACCCCAGCAACGGCAGGGTCAGCCCGTGGCTGGACTCAGGCGCGACCGTCACGTCCGGCAACAATGTCCGGGCCTACGCGGACCACTTCAACCCGGACGGCTATACCGAGGGCCAGGACGTCCGCGCGCAGGTGACGCCGACGACCCGGGACTTCCCGCATGTCCATGACCCCCTCTTGGAGCCCTTGAGCAGCCCGGCGCAGATCTCCGCCTCCGTGGTGCAACTGTTCTACACGACCAATTGGCTTCACGATTACTACTACGACTCTGGCTTCAATGAGCCCGCGGGCAACGCCCAGCAGGTGAACTTCGAAGCGGGCGGACTGGGGGAAGACCCCGTGCTCGCCGAGGCGCAGAACCAGGGGCCCGACCCTCAGGCTCGCAACTCGGCCGTCGCCTACGTCCCGCGCGACGGCCTGTCGCCCCGCTTGGAGTTCTCGCTCTGGAGTGCGACGGAGGCCCGCACGTTCTCTGTCTCTGGCCGGGCATATGACACGGGCCCGGCGCAGTTCGGCGCCCAGAAGTTCACGGTGCCCTTGCGTCAGTTGGTCCTGGGCCTCGACGGCACGGGCACGACGACCGACGCCTGCGAGCCGCTCCAGAACACCGTCACCAACGCCATCGTCCTGGCGGACCGCGGCACCTGCAACATGAAGCTCAAGGCGGTGAACGCCCAGAGCGCCAACGCCGCGGCGCTCATCATCATCAACAACACCCCCGGGGACCCCGCGCCGACCATGCCCGACGTGGACCCGGGCCTCACGACCACGCTGCCCGTCCTCTCCGTCTCCTTCGAGGATGGCCAGGCCCTCAAGGACCTGCTCACCCAGGGGTCGCTGTCAGGCACCCTGTCGCGGTCGGCCACTCCCGAACGGGACGCCTCGCTCGACAACACCGTCGTGGCCCATGAGTGGGGGCACATCCTCTTCCGGCGGCTGGTCGGGTGCACGTCGCCGCAGTGCCGCGCCATGAGCGAGGGCTGGAGCGACTTCGTGGCATTGCACATGATGGTCCGGGCGGGAGATGCCGCCAACGGGATGTATGCCATCGGCGCCTTCGCGGGTGACGCCCTGGGCGACAGCTCCTACTACGGCGTCCGCAGGTCTCCGTACTCGCGCGACCTCACGCGCAACGGCTTCCAGTTCCACCACATCGCGGATGGCCAGCCGCTCCCCGACCAGACCTTCCTGCGAGACTTCGGGTTGGAGAACTCGGAGATTCACAACGCCGGAGAGATCTGGGCCTCCATGCTCTTCGAGGCCTATCAATCCCTGCTCGACGACACGCGAGGAGGCACGCCGCGCATCGGGACGTTCGAGGAAGCCAGGCGCCGCATGGCGACCTACGTCGTGGAGAGCATGCTGATGGCCCCCAGCAACGTCACCTTCACCGAGCAACGGGACTTGCTCCTGATGGTGGCCAACGAGAGGGACCCGGCGGACATGCACGCACTGGCCCAGGGCTTCGCCCGACGGGGCGCGGGGACCTGCGCCGTGTCGCCGCCCCCTGAGTCCAAGACTTTCACCGAAGTCGTCCAGGACCTGCAGGCGCGCCCCGACGTCCGGCTCGAGTCGATTCAGGTGGAGGAGCAGGGGCGCTCGTGTGACGCGGATGGGGTGCTGGACGCCTCGGAGACAGGTGTCGTCCGGATTCAGCTCCACAACCGAGGGCCGCTCGCGTCGACCGATACGCGGGTGAGCATCTCCAGCAACAACCCACGGGTGCTCTTCCCCTCGGGAAGCACCGTCACCGTGGGAAGGGTGCCGCCTTTCGAGCCGCTCACCGTGGAGATTCCCGTGGCCCTCGCGGGGAGCCAGGAGGTCTCCGCGGAGGTGAACTACAGCGTCGTGTTGGAAAGCACTGGCGCGTGTCAGCCGCGCGCGGAGCACTCGAAGTCCTTCTTGCTCAACTACGACCTGACGCCGTCGAGGACCGACAGGGCCGACCCGGTGCGGACCACCTGGCGTCCTCACGTGCTCCAGGGCCTGGAGGCCCACAACTGGCACGTCGTCGCGTCACCGCGCATCCCCGGAGAGAAGGTCTGGTACGCGGAGGAGCCAGTCCCCTTCGCGGACGTCGTGCTGGAGACGCCCTCCCTGACCATTCCCTCGGGCACTCCGTTCGTCCTGCGCTTCGACCACCGCTTCGAGTTCGACTTCCGCCAGGAGCCCTCGACGGGCGAGCGGACCTACTGGAGCGGCGGCGTCATCGAGTTCACCCGCGACGGAGGAAACACCTGGACCGACGTGTCGACCCTGGTCGACCCCGGGTACGCAGAGAAGGTGCTCGACATCCGCACGAGCAACCCCCTGCGAGGCAGGCTCGCCTATGCATCGCGCAATCCACACTGGCCCGACAGCGACTCCGTCGCCCTGGACTTCGGCACGCACCTGAGCGGAAGCACCGTGAAGCTCCGCTTCCGACTGGGGTCCGACGTGGTCTTCTTCGCCCACGGGTGGGAGCTCGACAACATCACCGTGGAGGGCACGACCGCCGCGCCCTTCCTGGCGCGCATCGAGGATGCCAGCCCGTGCCATCCCATTGCCCGAGCGGGCGAGGACCAGAGCGTCCTCGAGGGTGAGACGGTGCGACTGGATGGCACGCAGAGTTCGGACCCGGGCGCGGCGCCGCTCACCTATCGCTGGAAGCAAGTGCCGGCCACCACCGTGAATCTGAGTGGCGCGGACACCGCCACCCCCCGCTTCGTCGCGCCCGACGTGAGCGAGGACACGGAGCTGGAGTTCGAGCTGACCGTCCAAGTCGCGGGCCTCTCCGCGACGGACCGGGTGAAGGTCACCACCCGGTCCAGGACCCCACAGCCCGACGCGGGGACACCCGATGCCGGCCAGGACGCGGGGACTCCGGATGCGGGCCAGGACGCGGGGACTCCGGATGCAGGCCAGGACGCGGGCGTTCCGGATGCGGGACCCATGCCCGACGCGGGCCCCACGCCCGACGCGGGACCCGGAGGCGGTCCCGAGGAGCCGGGCGGGTGCTCCTGCATCGCGACGAGAGGCGACGCGAACCTCTCGTGGCTCCTGGGACTCGTGGGGTGGGCGCTGATTCGAGGCCGCCGTCGGCGCCGAAGCTGA